In a genomic window of Gossypium arboreum isolate Shixiya-1 chromosome 7, ASM2569848v2, whole genome shotgun sequence:
- the LOC108485129 gene encoding glutaredoxin-C1-like: MHCQTTGSWGSYMPTPRTNVGDPLERIERLASENAVVIFSISSCCMCHAIKRLFCGMGVNPTVYELDEDPRGKDMEKALIRLLGTSPPVPVVFIGGKLVGAMDRVMASHINGTLVPLLKQAGALWL; this comes from the coding sequence ATGCATTGCCAGACGACAGGTTCATGGGGATCTTACATGCCAACCCCCAGGACTAATGTTGGAGATCCATTGGAGAGGatagagaggttagcttcggaGAATGCGGTGGTTATCTTTAGCATTAGCAGTTGCTGCATGTGCCATGCCATTAAGAGGCTTTTCTGTGGCATGGGGGTTAACCCTACTGTGTATGAACTTGATGAAGATCCAAGGGGGAAAGATATGGAGAAGGCTTTGATAAGGCTACTTGGTACCTCTCCTCCTGTTCCTGTTGTTTTCATTGGTGGGAAGCTTGTGGGTGCAATGGATAGAGTCATGGCTTCTCATATCAATGGCACTCTTGTTCCTCTTCTCAAACAAGCTGGAGCTCTCTGGCTCTGA